A single window of Tiliqua scincoides isolate rTilSci1 chromosome 10, rTilSci1.hap2, whole genome shotgun sequence DNA harbors:
- the LOC136661193 gene encoding interferon-inducible GTPase 5-like: MDDLNMEPFVTDDFDEMKAALDQAELPEVIAQARKKFDLFEKTTLDIAITGVTGAGKSSLVNGMRGLDDDDNENNAAKTDVVEGTKQPERYPHPFLPNITMWDLPGIGTENFQAARYLKQVNFDKYDFFIIVSATRFTENDARLAREIQKRKKKFYFVRSKIDVDLENDKRKRDFREEKTLMKIRNDCYQHLEQPRVFLISRWNLDKYDFPLLQMTLETELNVPGKTTLHIAITGMSGTGKSSLVNAMRGLDDGDDKAAKTDAFVGSTDSEGYVHPLFPNVTIWDLPGIGTSVFQVSNYVKQVYFDKYDLFIIVSSMRFSEYDANLVHEIQKRKKKFYFVRSKIDLDLENESRKKDFKEEKTLEKIKNDCYQRLTKSDQLPPRVFLISRWHLDRYDFPRLQMTLEEELDDLKSQVLILAMPAFSREILEKKKKAMKKVIWMQAVLSAALGAIPVPGLSFPCDIAILVGTLRLFCNVFGLDNAAIGKLANRVGKNEAVLRSAIKKTPMASEITPQFVAHLLQKSALCATLMGLELVLDFVPVVGSLTGGGLSFATTFYMLRGFLNDAEEDAKNVLAKVSE, translated from the coding sequence ATGGATGATCTCAACATGGAACCATTTGTAACAGATGATTTTGATGAGATGAAGGCTGCTTTGGATCAAGCAGAACTGCCAGAAGTGATAGCTCAAGCCCGTAAAAAGTTTGATTTATTTGAAAAGACCACTCTGGACATCGCCATCACAGGGGTGACGGGAGCCGGGAAGTCGTCCCTCGTAAATGGCATGCGAGGcctggatgatgatgataatgaaaaTAATGCAGCCAAGACGGATGTGGTGGAAGGAACCAAGCAGCCAGAAAGATATCCACATCCTTTCTTGCCAAACATCACAATGTGGGACCTACCAGGAATAGGGACAGAAAACTTTCAAGCTGCCAGATATCTAAAGCAGGTAAATTTTGACAAGTATGATTTTTTCATCATCGTTTCCGCCACCCGTTTCACTGAGAATGATGCCAGATTGGCTCGTGAAattcagaaaaggaaaaagaagtttTATTTTGTGCGTTCCAAAATAGATGTTGATCTGGAGAATGACAAGCGGAAAAGAGATTTCAGGGAAGAGAAGACCCTCATGAAGATAAGGAATGACTGCTATCAACATTTGGAACAGCCCAGGGTTTTTCTCATCTCCAGATGGAATTTGGACAAGTACGACTTTCCCCTCTTGCAAATGACCTTGGAGACGGAGTTGAATGTACCTGGAAAGACCACCCTTCACATTGCCATCACAGGGATGTCAGGTACTGGTAAATCGTCCCTTGTAAACGCCATGAGAGGTCtggatgatggtgatgataaagCAGCCAAGACTGATGCGTTTGTAGGATCAACAGATTCAGAAGGATATGTGCACCCCTTATTTCCAAACGTCACAATTTGGGACCTACCGGGAATAGGGACATCAGTATTTCAAGTATCAAACTATGTAAAACAAGTGTATTTTGACAAGTATGACTTGTTCATCATTGTTTCCTCAATGCGTTTCTCTGAGTATGATGCCAACTTGGTCCATGAAattcagaagaggaagaagaagtttTACTTTGTGCGTTCCAAAATAGATCTTGATCTGGAAAATGAGAGCCGGAAAAAAGATTTCAAGGAGGAGAAAACGCTCGAGAAGATAAAGAATGATTGCTATCAACGTTTGACAAAATCAGATCAGCTTCCTCCAAGGGTTTTTCTCATCTCCAGATGGCATTTGGACAGGTATGACTTCCCCCGCCTGCAAATGACCTTAGAAGAGGAGCTGGATGATCTCAAGAGTCAAGTGTTAATTCTGGCCATGCCGGCTTTCTCCAGAgaaattctggaaaagaaaaagaaagccatGAAAAAGGTTATATGGATGCAAGCCGTGTTGTCTGCTGCTCTTGGGGCCATTCCAGTTCCAGGTCTCTCTTTTCCTTGTGACATTGCCATCTTGGTAGGAACTTTGAGGCTTTTCTGTAATGTTTTTGGCTTGGATAATGCTGCCATCGGTAAACTTGCAAATCGGGTTGGCAAAAATGAAGCCGTTTTGAGGTCCGCTATTAAAAAAACCCCCATGGCTAGTGAGATCACCCCACAATTTGTAGCCCATCTGTTGCAAAAGTCAGCACTCTGTGCAACGCTGATGGGGCTGGAGTTAGTTCTTGATTTTGTGCCTGTAGTGGGCTCTCTAACTGGTGGAGGCCTTTCATTTGCCACCACGTTCTACATGCTGAGGGGTTTTTTGAACGATGCTGAAGAAGATGCCAAGAATGTTCTTGCTAAGGTTTCTGAGTGA
- the LOC136661194 gene encoding interferon-inducible GTPase 5-like, whose product MDDLDMEPFVTDDFDEMKAALDQAELPEVIAQARKKFDLFEKTTLDIAITGVTGAGKSSLVNGMRGLDDDDNENNAAKTDVVEGTKQPERYPHPFLPNITMWDLPGIGTENFQAARYLKQVNFDKYDFFIIVSATRFTENDARLAREIQKRKKKFYFVRSKIDVDLENDKRKRDFREEKTLMKIRNDCYQHLEQPRVFLISRWNLDKYDFPLLQMTLETELNVPGKTTLHIAITGMSGTGKSSLVNAMRGLDDGDDKAAKTDAFVGSTDSEGYVHPLFPNVTIWDLPGIGTSVFQVSNYVKQVYFDKYDLFIIVSSMRFSEYDANLVHEIQKRKKKFYFVRSKIDLDLENESRKKDFKEEKTLEKIKNDCYQRLTKSDQLPPRVFLISRWHLDRYDFPRLQMTLEEELDDLKSQVLILAMPAFSREILEKKKKAMKKVIWMQAVLSAALGAIPVPGLSFPCDIAILVGTLRLFCNVFGLDNAAIGKLANRVGKNEAVLRSAIKKTPMASEITPQFVAHLLQKSALCATLMGLELVLDFVPVVGSLTGGGLSFATTFYMLRGFLNDAEEDAKNVLAKVSE is encoded by the coding sequence ATGGATGATCTCGACATGGAACCATTTGTAACAGATGATTTTGATGAGATGAAGGCTGCTTTGGATCAAGCAGAACTGCCAGAAGTGATAGCTCAAGCCCGTAAAAAGTTTGATTTATTTGAAAAGACCACTCTGGACATCGCCATCACAGGGGTGACGGGAGCCGGGAAGTCGTCCCTCGTAAATGGCATGCGAGGcctggatgatgatgataacgAAAATAATGCAGCCAAGACGGATGTGGTGGAAGGAACCAAGCAGCCAGAAAGATATCCACATCCTTTCTTGCCAAACATCACAATGTGGGACCTACCAGGAATAGGGACAGAAAACTTTCAAGCTGCCAGATATCTAAAGCAGGTAAATTTTGACAAGTATGATTTTTTCATCATCGTTTCCGCCACCCGTTTCACTGAGAATGATGCCAGATTGGCTCGTGAAattcagaaaaggaaaaagaagtttTATTTTGTGCGTTCCAAAATAGATGTTGATCTGGAGAATGACAAGCGGAAAAGAGATTTCAGGGAAGAGAAGACCCTCATGAAGATAAGGAATGACTGCTATCAACATTTGGAACAGCCCAGGGTTTTTCTCATCTCCAGATGGAATTTGGACAAGTACGACTTTCCCCTCTTGCAAATGACCTTGGAGACGGAGTTGAATGTACCTGGAAAGACCACCCTTCACATTGCCATCACAGGGATGTCAGGTACTGGTAAATCGTCCCTTGTAAACGCCATGAGAGGTCtggatgatggtgatgataaagCAGCCAAGACTGATGCGTTTGTAGGATCAACAGATTCAGAAGGATATGTGCACCCCTTATTTCCAAACGTCACAATTTGGGACCTACCGGGAATAGGGACATCAGTATTTCAAGTATCAAACTATGTAAAACAAGTGTATTTTGACAAGTATGACTTGTTCATCATTGTTTCCTCAATGCGTTTCTCTGAGTATGATGCCAACTTGGTCCATGAAattcagaagaggaagaagaagtttTACTTTGTGCGTTCCAAAATAGATCTTGATCTGGAAAATGAGAGCCGGAAAAAAGATTTCAAGGAGGAGAAAACGCTCGAGAAGATAAAGAATGATTGCTATCAACGTTTGACAAAATCAGATCAGCTTCCTCCAAGGGTTTTTCTCATCTCCAGATGGCATTTGGACAGGTATGACTTCCCCCGCCTGCAAATGACCTTAGAAGAGGAGCTGGATGATCTCAAGAGTCAAGTGTTAATTCTGGCCATGCCGGCTTTCTCCAGAgaaattctggaaaagaaaaagaaagccatGAAAAAGGTTATATGGATGCAAGCCGTGTTGTCTGCTGCTCTTGGGGCCATTCCAGTTCCAGGTCTCTCTTTTCCTTGTGACATTGCCATCTTGGTGGGAACTTTGAGGCTTTTCTGTAATGTTTTTGGCTTGGATAATGCTGCCATCGGTAAACTTGCAAATCGGGTTGGCAAAAATGAAGCCGTTTTGAGGTCCGCTATTAAAAAAACCCCCATGGCTAGTGAGATCACCCCACAATTTGTAGCCCATCTGTTGCAGAAGTCAGCACTCTGTGCAACGCTGATGGGGCTGGAGTTAGTTCTTGATTTTGTACCTGTAGTGGGCTCTCTAACTGGTGGAGGCCTTTCATTTGCCACCACGTTCTACATGCTGAGGGGTTTTTTGAACGATGCTGAAGAAGATGCCAAGAATGTTCTTGCTAAGGTTTCTGAGTGA
- the LOC136661048 gene encoding interferon-inducible GTPase 5-like yields MGIVATKAFIRNELAEIKAASEGKSIQEVADQVQQELNLLENTTLNIAITGVSGAGKSSLVNALRGVADDDEGAARTGLLETTVNPARYPHPKFPNVVIWDLPGIGTPEFKSNEYLKRVNFSRYDFFIIVSGDRFTQHDTKLADEIWKMKMKFYFVRTKIDTGLDSERRKRGFDEKATLEMIRNYCGENLRKAGESSPKVFLISSWHPEKYDFPLLQETLMNGLDDLKREVLMMALPTCSKEVSERKKAAMESLIWKFALRSCAIGAIPVPGLSFVCDVVILVHAMERFCNVFGLDEVSLQKVADSVGQPVSELKSAIKKSPQAGEIKAEFVIDRLSRMALCASARAVESALGLIPVLGSLTGAGLSFVTTYWVLKSFLNDVMEDAENVRAKAVELGKKSSKKISVHPLGKRSTTYRCAEDKNIKTQA; encoded by the coding sequence ATGGGAATTGTTGCAACAAAAGCATTTATAAGAAATGAACTTGCTGAAATAAAGGCTGCTTCAGAAGGAAAATCTATCCAAGAAGTGGCAGACCAAGTTCAACAAGAGTTGAATTTATTAGAAAACACCACACTCAACATCGCCATCACAGGGGTGTCAGGTGCTGGGAAATCATCCCTGGTCAATGCCTTGAGGGGTGTGGCAGATGATGACGAGGGTGCGGCTCGGACTGGACTGTTAGAAACAACAGTGAATCCAGCAAGATATCCACATCCCAAATTCCCCAACGTCGTAATATGGGATCTCCCAGGAATTGGGACACCTGAGTTCAAATCGAATGAATACCTAAAGAGGGTGAATTTTAGCCGGTACGATTTCTTCATCATCGTTTCCGGTGATCGCTTCACTCAACATGACACCAAACTGGCTGATGAAAtttggaaaatgaaaatgaagttCTACTTTGTGCGCACCAAAATAGATACCGGTTTAGATTCAGAAAGAAGGAAACGGGGCTTTGATGAGAAAGCCACCCTTGAAATGATAAGGAATTATTGTGGTGAAAATTTGAGGAAAGCAGGAGAATCTTCTCCAAAGGTTTTTCTGATATCCAGTTGGCACCCAGAGAAGTATGATTTCCCCCTCCTACAAGAAACCTTGATGAATGGCTTAGATGACCTCAAGAGAGAGGTATTAATGATGGCCCTGCCAACTTGTTCCAAAGAAGTCTCAGAGAGGAAAAAGGCTGCAATGGAGAGTCTCATATGGAAATTCGCTCTTAGGTCATGTGCTATTGGGGCCATTCCTGTCCCAGGTCTCTCTTTTGTTTGTGATGTTGTCATCCTGGTGCATGCAATGGAACGGTTCTGCAATGTCTTTGGCTTGGATGAAGTTTCCCTACAAAAGGTTGCGGATAGTGTTGGTCAGCCAGTCAGTGAGTTGAAGTCTGCTATCAAAAAGTCCCCACAGGCTGGTGAGATCAAAGCAGAGTTTGTCATCGATCGCTTGAGCAGGATGGCACTGTGTGCATCAGCAAGAGCGGTAGAATCTGCTCTGGGTCTCATACCAGTGCTTGGCTCCCTCACTGGTGCGGGACTGTCTTTTGTCACCACATACTGGGTGCTGAAGAGCTTTCTGAATGATGTTATGGAAGATGCTGAGAATGTTCGTGCTAAAGCTGTTGAATTGGGCAAAAAGAGTTCTAAGAAAATATCTGTACATCCACTTGGAAAGAGGTCCACCACATATAGATGCGCAGAAGACAAAAATATCAAAACTCAAGCttag
- the LOC136661192 gene encoding interferon-inducible GTPase 5-like, giving the protein MDDLDMEPFVTDDFDAMKAALDQAELPEVIAQARKKFDLFEKTTLDIAITGVTGAGKSSLVNGMRGLDDDDNENNAAKTDVVEGTKQPERYPHPFLPNITMWDLPGIGTENFQAARYLKQVNFDKYDFFIIVSATRFTENDARLAREIQKRKKKFYFVRSKIDVDLENDKRKRDFREEKTLMKIRNDCYQHLEQPRVFLISRWNLDKYDFPLLQMTLETELNVPGKTTLHIAITGMSGTGKSSLVNAMRGLDDGDDKAAKTDAFVGSTDSEGYVHPLFPNVTIWDLPGIGTSVFQVSNYVKQVYFDKYDLFIIVSSMRFSEYDANLVHEIQKRKKKFYFVRSKIDLDLENESRKKDFKEEKTLEKIKNDCYQRLTKSDQLPPRVFLISRWHLDRYDFPRLQMTLEEELDDLKSQVLILAMPAFSREILEKKKKAMKKVIWMQAVLSAALGAIPVPGLSFPCDIAILVGTLRLFCNVFGLDNAAIGKLANRVGKNEAVLRSAIKKTPMASEITPQFVAHLLQKSALCATLMGLELVLDFVPVVGSLTGGGLSFATTFYMLRGFLNDAEEDAKNVLAKVSE; this is encoded by the coding sequence ATGGATGATCTCGACATGGAACCATTTGTAACAGATGATTTTGACGCAATGAAGGCTGCTTTGGATCAAGCAGAACTGCCAGAAGTGATAGCTCAAGCCCGTAAAAAGTTTGATTTATTTGAAAAGACCACTCTGGACATCGCCATCACAGGGGTGACGGGAGCCGGGAAGTCGTCCCTCGTAAATGGCATGCGAGGcctggatgatgatgataacgAAAATAATGCAGCCAAGACGGATGTGGTGGAAGGAACCAAGCAGCCAGAAAGATATCCACATCCTTTCTTGCCAAACATCACAATGTGGGACCTACCAGGAATAGGGACAGAAAACTTTCAAGCTGCCAGATATCTAAAGCAGGTAAATTTTGACAAGTATGATTTTTTCATCATCGTTTCCGCCACCCGTTTCACTGAGAATGATGCCAGATTGGCTCGTGAAattcagaaaaggaaaaagaagtttTATTTTGTGCGTTCCAAAATAGATGTTGATCTGGAGAATGACAAGCGGAAAAGAGATTTCAGGGAAGAGAAGACCCTCATGAAGATAAGGAATGACTGCTATCAACATTTGGAACAGCCCAGGGTTTTTCTCATCTCCAGATGGAATTTGGACAAGTACGACTTTCCCCTCTTGCAAATGACCTTGGAGACGGAGTTGAATGTACCTGGAAAGACCACCCTTCACATTGCCATCACAGGGATGTCAGGTACTGGTAAATCGTCCCTTGTAAACGCCATGAGAGGTCtggatgatggtgatgataaagCAGCCAAGACTGATGCGTTTGTAGGATCAACAGATTCAGAAGGATATGTGCACCCCTTATTTCCAAACGTCACAATTTGGGACCTACCGGGAATAGGGACATCAGTATTTCAAGTATCAAACTATGTAAAACAAGTGTATTTTGACAAGTATGACTTGTTCATCATTGTTTCCTCAATGCGTTTCTCTGAGTATGATGCCAACTTGGTCCATGAAattcagaagaggaagaagaagtttTACTTTGTGCGTTCCAAAATAGATCTTGATCTGGAAAATGAGAGCCGGAAAAAAGATTTCAAGGAGGAGAAAACGCTCGAGAAGATAAAGAATGATTGCTATCAACGTTTGACAAAATCAGATCAGCTTCCTCCAAGGGTTTTTCTCATCTCCAGATGGCATTTGGACAGGTATGACTTCCCCCGCCTGCAAATGACCTTAGAAGAGGAGCTGGATGATCTCAAGAGTCAAGTGTTAATTCTGGCCATGCCGGCTTTCTCCAGAgaaattctggaaaagaaaaagaaagccatGAAAAAGGTTATATGGATGCAAGCCGTGTTGTCTGCTGCTCTTGGGGCCATTCCAGTTCCAGGTCTCTCTTTTCCTTGTGACATTGCCATCTTGGTGGGAACTTTGAGGCTTTTCTGTAATGTTTTTGGCTTGGATAATGCTGCCATCGGTAAACTTGCAAATCGGGTTGGCAAAAATGAAGCCGTTTTGAGGTCCGCTATTAAAAAAACCCCCATGGCTAGTGAGATCACCCCACAATTTGTAGCCCATCTGTTGCAGAAGTCAGCACTCTGTGCAACGCTGATGGGGCTGGAGTTAGTTCTTGATTTTGTGCCTGTAGTGGGCTCTCTAACTGGTGGAGGCCTTTCATTTGCCACCACGTTCTACATGCTGAGGGGTTTTTTGAACGATGCTGAAGAAGATGCCAAGAATGTTCTTGCTAAGGTTTCTGAGTGA